TACCCAAATAGATAAGTTCTGAATTTTCAAGAATTGAATCACGAACTTTGTTAAATTGATTAAGACCATGACTATAAAGATTTGCACATTTTAATATGTCATATTCAGAAAACACCGCATTATGATTTGCAAGATGATTGATTGCAATTGTCGGATCTGTAATTATCCGCTTGCCGTTTTCCCTTGAAATTCGTTCATACTCGACCATTCGATCTAAGTCGCGAGTAGAATTATAATTCACATGCTTCTTTTGTCTTTTTCGAATCTTTGGTTCTATGTCTGAGCCTGGTGTAAGTCGAACCTCCTTTTCACTGCTTGTATCTTCAATATATTCGTTGTCGACTTCAGTTTGGACACGCTCTGTGTCAATCATCAGATCTAATTCATTATCAAAATCAAGACCCATATGTTTCATGGGTCCTTTATGAATCTGTGGTTCAAGATCAATGCCACGGTCAACATAACTGCGATGGTCAACAACGATGTCGAAACCAGCTTTTGAAAGATGTTGGTTTTGAACGTTGGCCCAGCTCTCACGCCATTCATTGATTAATGTTTTATTATTCCACGATCTATTTTTCTGACCGAATCCTTCCGGAGTGATATCACGAAGTGTTAAAAGAATATGTGCGTGTGGGTTCCCATCTTTATTGTGGATATTGATATCGGCAATCATGCCCTTTGAAATAAAATTTTCATTAACGTATTCACGGATCAAATTAATGTTTTGTTCCATCGAAAACTCAATGGGTAATGACACTTCGACTTCTCTTGCAAGTTGGGCATCTTTTCTTTTTTCAATGTTTTCAACTTCATTCCACAAAGCTTCTCTATCTGTGACCCATGATGGTGCATTTTCGGGAGAAAGAATTTCAGAATGCGCATTATCTTTTTTATTTGAATAATCAAATGATTTGCCGATGCTATCATCATGAAGCTGAACACACGCCCGATATGCTGCTGCGGCTACAACACTTTTACCTGCTGCCCTGCTTATTATTTTTGCTGTTAGATGATATTGGGCCATTTTAGAGAATCCTTAAGGTTCGACACCGCCGGAGGCCGCACACGTTACGAAGTAACGTATAAGTGCGCCCTTAGCTTACGCTCGGGTTCCGTTCGCTCCGCTCACTCCAACACAGTGAACGGTATAAAAATAGCTTGATTTTTCGATTTTATCAAGATATTTTATCAATACTAAAGGAATCGCTCCGCTCAACCTGTCCAAAGGGGGCAGAAGGGGAGAAAGATCGTGCCTGAATCCAAAATGAAAGGAAAATATCGATGGTTGACCCTAACGACAAACTAAAAGCCTTAATGCAAAAGCAAGAACAAATTAAAAAACAAATCGCCAGTGAACTGGCTAAACAAAAGACACTTGAAAAGAAAAATGATACGAGACGAAAGATTCTTGTGGGGGCTTACTTTCTTGAAAAAACAAATCCAGATGATATAAAGCGGTATATGGGAGCATTTTTAACAAGACCAGCAGACAGGGCTTTATTCGGATTAGACGAAAAACAAACCATCATTACAAAACCGGCTGAAACCCATGAATCAATCGAATGAAAAGAGCCAAGATAATATCCGCCAAAGAATTCTCGAAACAATCGTTGTTTTGGAAGAATATACACCAAAACTCGAACGTGTTGACAATTCAATCAATGAATTCAAATCAGCAATTGAAAATCAAAAAAATTTGATTAATCAATTTTTTGAAGCCCTTCGTATTGAATCTAATGATTTACACGATAATGTTTTAAATTTATTAAAGCGGACAAGTACCATTAAGCGAAGCTCAAGGATCATATTTTTTATATCAATTTTATTATTAAGTTTTTTTTGTGGGACCTTTATATCATTTCAATATTCAGAAAAATATTATTTCTCTGACCACAGATTACAAAAAATTAAAGATTTAGAAGCTGAAAGCTTACGAATTCTAAATAAATATTACGCAGATTTAAATTTGATCGATGAATTACAAAGCATGGGATGTGTGATCAACAAAGACATGTTACTTGCTCCAGCTTCAAAGGTAAAACACACAGGCGATAGTGAAGATAAAAAATTCAAAGGCGTTTGGCTTAAATAAGGATGGAACATATTAAAAGTCTCATCCTTATTTATTTTCCTACTGCCCCTTGGCCATTTAAAAACAAACTATAAATTATCAATCAATTCATTCATAAAATCATTCCATTTTTTATGGCCACTTTTTTCTTTTAATTCTTCAAGTTTTTGAATGTTTGATTCAGACAAATAATATGTTTTAGGCTTAAATCCTTGGTCAGTCATTTCTTTATGATATTCCCGTTGAGCTTCAACGGGCGATCTTTTAATTTTATGTTTTTTCCGTTCTCGTTCGTGCGCTATCAATTCACTTTCAGGTATAAAGAAATAATCCGTTGAATCATCTCCAACCTTACAAACCTTTCTTTTATTTTTAGTTTCGTCTTTATATTTTAAAAGACGAACTTTCCCATATTTCTTTGTGTCATACTCTTCGTAATGTCTAAAAACCTTTACGTCACTTTTTTTCATCTTCTTCGTCCCTGATATAGTTTTTAACGATCACCGAAACAAGATTTGAAACACTTCGACCTTCGTCTTTGGCTACTCGCTTTAACTTGTCCTGTGTTTCATCCGAAGGGTAAAAACACATTTGTTTCTTTTTTTCGTCCTCATGCACGTCCACTGGATTTTTGTTTTTTAAATATTCTTCAACAGCCCGTTCTATGATTCTTGCACTTGATGGACCTTTTGTATTTGAAATATGTTTAATCTTATCAGAATACGATTTCTCTATTGTGAAACATACTGTTGTTTTGTCTTTATCCATATAATCCCTTTTTGTTAAAACTCGTCTTTCCCATCTATGATTACACCCAGTTCTTTTGAGTACGGCAAATCGACAACAACAAATCCGTTTTTAATTTCATATCCTTTTTCAAGAACAGCTTTTACCGGACATGGGACAAGGTAATCAGTGAAGACCATATCATCTTGATAATGAATTTTTAAAATGGATAAAATATTATGACCACCATCAATTGTATAACAATACCATTCCGACAATTCAGGCGGCAAAGGGGAATTATATTTCATCCCAGGTTTTAGATACCCGGTTAAACACTTATTAATGATTTCTTGATTATTTGAGGATTTGCCTGATATGTTTGTTTGAGATTGATCTGCTTGAACTGGTTTTTTCTTTTGGAATATTTGACCCATTTTAAAAAGTTCATCAGATGAAAAGTTGAATATACCATCAAGGTATTTTATATAATCTTGTTGTGAATAATCTGTGGTTAATTGTTTAATTATAGTTTGATGAAAAAGTTTAATACATTTCGTATCTAATCCGACAAGTTTATTTGCTTTTAATATATTCCCATCGATTAAATGAAATGTGATTGCATTACCATGCCCGTTCATAAAATCATCAAGGATTGTTTGGTTTACTAATCGAGCATTAAAATTAACATCAATTGCTCCGAAAGGTTTTGGAAACGGAAAAACAAACACCGGTATCGGGACGGGTGTATTTGATTCAAAATAAGAATATGAATTAAACGAATTTTTAAACGCCTTTAATTCTTCGTTTGAAATATTTTGAAATTGAATCAACACGATCAAACCGCTTTGTGATAATTCCATCACAGCGCCCTCTTGGTTCGGTACAGCTCCTGGGTAAGGTTTCCCTACTTCAAAAACGGTATACATATTTAATCCTTCTTAAGATTGAAATGTTTATGTTGTTTTACTGAAGAACGATGTTGGATAAACATTTCATTTATACCAAAATCGTTCTTTTGCTCTTTAATCTAATGAATCTAAATCTTGTAATACCTGGATGCACAGTTGACGCAAATCATTGAGTCTTTTTATTTCTGATTGATGAAGAGCTATCTCTGAATCTGGATTATTGTTTTTTATCGCCATACGTTTCAACTCTTTTTCAGAATCGAGTGCGACACTGAATTGGCCGATCCGTTCTTGATAATCGTCAATCATTTTTTTTATTTTCATAGTGGCCTTTATCCCTGGACGAATGTTCGCCCAGGGCATCACGTTAATCTAAAATTTCTGATAGTTTTATTAGTTGAAGATATACATTTTCGTCAAACGGGGTTCTCCAACCGATTGCCCCGGCACCACCTGTTCGGATATTATTCCGTGACCAGTCGTCACCGTCCATGCCGTTGTTTTTAACGTACCAAATCCATTCTGAATCCACCACAAACCAATCACCGCCCCCGTAAATAGTTTGGGTGTCAAGATAAACGTCACCGTTAAGGATAATCCCTTTTTCTTGCGGGTACTCCCCTATTTCCTGAATATGCTTTTTAAGTTTTAATAGTTTTTCTTTTGACCTCTGAATGATTTTTTTTGCGGCTATTTCTTCTTTTAGGGATTTTGATTCTTCTTCGGTTGCTTGACGGCAACGGGCAAAATACAAATAACCTGAATCATCACCGACACCGAAAGAAAGGCCGTCATATTTGTAATATTGTTTCCGTGATTCGACAACATACAAGAATTCAGGATATCCGTTCTCTCTTTGTTTTTCCGTGGATTGAACGATCTCACCTTCTGCCCAACCATTACAATAATAACCGCTACCACCAGAAAGTTTAAAAGGGGCTTCAGCCTCTCTTTTTTGTTTTTGCTTTAATGCCTGATCACATGCAACATGCTCAAGAGATTTATTACCACTCTGGTATTTATACCGGACGTGATCACCGACATTCACAGGAGTTTTACATTTGGAACATAGCGCGATTTTTTCCGCGCTCCATGATTGGCCATATTTGGGTTTTTCTTCTTCTTTCTTTTTGGTTTCTTTGGCCAGATCGACCAGTGTTTTTAATTTTTGATCAAGTTCGGGATGGTCTTTTATATTCAGTGAAGACAGTTTATCAAGACCATTTTGATATAACCGTCCTTCTTTTGCTGCTGCCTCAACATACCCCAACCATTTTTCAATTTCAGTGATATTGGCTTGAACATTTGATACCGCCCTGCCCTTCTGCCAATTTGAAAAAATCCTTTTTAAGGATTTGGCATTTTCCAAGGGTATGACAAAGCATTTTCGGTTTTTATGTTTAAGACCGTCCCAAAACCCGATCTTATTCAAACGTTTTCCCAGATCCGAACAATACGGACCTTTAATTAAAACTGTTTCGTTGTCTATTTCAAGAGTGTAACCTTCTGGCGCTGTGAAGGTTTCACAGAACGTTATCCCTTCTTGTTTTTTCTGGGATTCGTTCAATCGATGATCAACTTTTTTATCCCATAAAGGTTTTACAAGTTCGGGAAATTGACCGGCAAGAATGGCCCGGCTGAAATCTCCTCTACCCATATTAAACTTACCGGATTCAAAATGATTGTTTGCGGCCGTTTTTGCGATGCTGGCAAGTTCCGGAATTTTTTTGTATAATTCAGGGTTCTTTAATTCTTCAATTGTGTATTTTTTCATAATGGTGCCCTTATGTTTTAAGGTTAAATACATTAAAATAATGTTAATTTATTTACAACCGGAATTTATGGATTCTCGAATTTTAATTATCAAATTTAAACTCTTTTCTCTGGTTCTTTTAATTTCATCCGGGTTGTTATGCCTCAACACAAAAAGACTAAGATACAGGTCATTCAGTAACGATATGGTATTCCCATTTTTTTGGGTATCTGATATCATGGTATTATCCTTTTCATTGCTGTGAGGGATTTGTAAATCGTCACCTGGAGGGTTGCAGCCCCCCAGGTGACAACCAAACGAAAGAACATCAGGGAATATATAAATACTGCTTGGTACAGTACGGCTGCCATGGTTGAGGTTTTTCAAAGTCGAAACCGTTAAATTT
This DNA window, taken from Bacteroidota bacterium, encodes the following:
- a CDS encoding mobilization protein — encoded protein: MQKQEQIKKQIASELAKQKTLEKKNDTRRKILVGAYFLEKTNPDDIKRYMGAFLTRPADRALFGLDEKQTIITKPAETHESIE